The Coprobacillus cateniformis DNA window TATCATTACAACCAATCATTTTTTGAAATACTAAATCATATTTCTCATTTGATTGATTGAGATTTATTAATCTATATAATACAGGTCTTCCATCTATCTTTTCTAATTTATTGTCCTTAACCAACTGATTAAGTATAGATGATATGTTCGTTCTTTGCATATGAAAATGATCAACTAATTCTTGAGTTGTAAAAAGCTTTTCTTTATCAGCAACACTAACTGTTCTTTGCATATATGATAAAATTAAATCTTTCTTTTTCATGCATAATCACCCTCCTATAACTTCTAAAAAAACCTCTAATAAAATTATTTGATTTATTATAATTATTGTAAAAGCAATTGACTTTCAGATAATCCTTTTGAAATCAATTTTGTTATAAATTGAATCATATTTTCCACAGGTATTTTCCTCCCATCAATGATCCATTGACTATATATCATTATAAAACTACCATATAAATATGATACAAAAATATTAGCCTCGTAATCCTGACACTTTGAAAAGTTATCATAAGATTTAAGATAATTAAACATTTGTTCCCTTATATAATCACTCGGACTTTTACAAAAAGTCAAATGTCCTTGAATAGACATAATCTTATTATCAACATTACTAGCATTTGCTAAAAATAAAAACAATTTTCTAATAAACTTTTCTAAATCATCTACATTCCATTTATCTGGAAGTGTTTTAAAAAAATTTGACAATATACTAATTTGTTGATTTACAAGTAAATCATCTAAATTTTGATAATGTAAATAGAAGGTTTTTCTATTGATTTGAGCACGTTCTACTAATTTTCTAATTGTTATTTGTGAATAATCCATTTCTAACAGCATTGCTTTAAAAGTATTTTGAATAAGTGATTCTGTTTTAATATATCTCAAATCATTTTGTGATTCTCTCTTCATTTTGACTCCTTTAATCTATATTATTTTTTAAATGTGGCATAATCTACAAAATTCTAAAACTGACCATTGATAGAAATATCATAAAAATTATAATTGATAAATGATGAATAATCAACATTAATACAATAAATAATAACAAGGAGGTTAAATTAATGCAAAATGAAGAAAAAATAGAATTATTTGAATATATCCCTGTTTCTAAATCAGTCATAAAACTAGCTCTTCCTATGATTTTAAGTTCACTAACTGTCATTATATATAATATGGCAGATACATTTTTTGTTGGGATGCTAGCTGATCCTATTCAAAATGCGGCAATTACATTAGCAGCTCCAATAATGCTAGCATTTAATGTCATTAGTAATTTACTTGGTGTTGGTACAGCAAGTATGATGAGTCGTTCACTAGATGCTAAAGATTATAAAACAGTTAAGCAAAGTTCTGCTTTTGGTTTTTATGGCACTTTATTTTCAGGATTATTATTTTTCATTGTTTATACGATTTTCAAACAGCCAATCATGGAACTTATGGGAGTCCAAGTCAATACAGAGTTTGCTACAAATATCTATATGTTTTGGACTGTGACTTTAGGTGCCCTTCCAACAATTTTACATATAGTCATGTTAAACATTATTCGTGCAGAAGGCAAATCAGTTCTCGCAAGTGCAGGAGTTGCAGTGGGATGTATTCTCAATATTATTCTTGATCCTATTTTTGTTTTACCATGGGGATTGAATATGGGAGCAAGTGGAGCAGGATGTGCAACATTCTTATCAAATTGTGCATCATGTATTTTCTACTTTATTATTCTCTTTAAAAAAAGAGAAAAAATGTTTGCAAGTATTTCTATAAAAGATTTGGTATTAAATAAAAAAGTTGATTATGGTGTATGTAGTATTGGCGTACCTGCTTCTATTCAAACTTTATTAAATGTGACAAGTATGACAATATTAAACAATTTTACTGTTATTTATGGAGCAACTGCTGTAGCAGCTATGAGCATTGCTCAAAAAATTAATTCTATACCTCTCAACATAGCCTTAGGTGGCTCACAAGAAATTATGCCATTAATCAGTTATACATATGCAAGTAAAAATTATAAAAGAATGAAAAATGCTGTTAATTACACAAGAAATGTTATGTTAATATTTTTAATATTATGTTCTTCTGTTTCATTTATCCTTGCTAAGTCTTTTGTTGGTGTATTCATGAATAGTTCTGATATTAGTACTTATGGAAGTCAATTACTAAGAGGCTTTAGTTTAGGCATACCATTTTTGTGCCTTGATTATTTATCTGTAGCTATTTTTCAAGCTGTTGGCATGGGAAAATATGCATTTTTCTTTGCAATTGCCCGAAAAATTATTTTAGAAATTCCATCATTAATTATTTTAAATTCATTCTTCCCTCTTTATGGTTTAGCATATGCTCAATTTGTTACAGAAATTATACTGTCTATAATCTCAATTATTGTATTAAGAAGATTATTTCATAATTTAATTTGATTAAACACATGACACATAAATGCAAAATCAATATTTGAATTTTTTAATAATAGCTCTAATAGAATATTATACTATATATAAATCTAATTATTTGATGTATTTAAATATTTTCTCTGTAAATATATATTTCAATTTTAAAGTTACAGTTATGACATTATGTCACTATCCTAGTGACCTCAAAAGGACATAGTCATCCTTACAAAAAACATTAATTTAAAAAATACATATTGCTTGTATTTCCGTTATTTTCTCTTGTTCTATGAATTCTTAATATCAGTTCTTCTTTTTCTAATACTTGAAGAGATCTTCTTATTGTTCTTGAACTTAATCCTGTATCTCTTGATAGGGTATTGACAGAAGGGAAGCAAGACCATGTTTTCCTGTTCGCATACTGAAGTAATGCTCGATAAACTGATCTTGCTGTTGGTGAAATATTTGCACCTGAAACTTTTGTATAAAAATACATATAGTCTTTATTCAACTTTAACACCTCCCCTTTTAATGGATTGGAAGTCAATGTGTTGCATAATATTATCTATATTCTGATTCTTGCTTTTTAATATCGATTCAATTTCATACATACTCGCATATTCAACTTCTCTATGATTTCTCATTCTCATTTTATATTCTCCACTCAACTCTATACCCCATTTCTTATAAAGTCTTAACTTTGTTTTCATGGGATTCTTTCCTGTTTTCATAAGTATGAAGTTTCCCTTAGGCATTGATTTTAACTCATCAGTTGTCATCAACGGTCTTTGAATCATCTGCAATGATTGTGATGGATCATTTTTACCCTTGCTGACAGAGCCACTTAAAACAGTCTTATATCCTAAGTTTTCACTCATGACTTTTGCTGTTTCTGAATTAGGTGCAAATCCCCCAAACAATGTATCCTGACAGTTATCCATAATGATAGATGCCCCTTCTTTACCATAGTTCTTTTCCAGCTGTGCAAGTGATTGAATAATCGCAACAATTGATATATTTCTTGATCTGGATGCTGAAAACATCATTTCTGCTGACTGTATAGCTGGTATTGTTCCTATTTCATCTAGATACATAATGACCTTATTCTTTAATCGTCCACCCTGTTCATCTGCATATGCCAGCATTTCTCTATAGTACTGTTGAATAAATAAACTGATAAGGAAGTGTTTCGTATTATCTTCCTCTGGCATAACTAAAAAAATGGCTGATTTTTCAGCACAGAATTTCTCTATATCAACAGCTGTTTCAAAACAGAGTATCTGTTCTATCTCACTGTCAATAAATGCATTCAGCCTTGAGAGGATTGTTGATAATACTGACATCATAGCCTGTTCTCCTGTATTCAATGCAGAACCTGCAAACCATTTGGCTTTATGATTGTCTGGCAACAAATCCATCATGACCTGAAAGCTAGATTTTCCTTTGATTTTTGATGGCTTCAGTAAATCCTGAACAAGTTTAAATACGCTCACAATATGTCTTTGTCTTGCAGGACAAAATTCAGAAATAATAAGAATCACACTTGTCAGTAGTCCTTCTGCA harbors:
- a CDS encoding TetR/AcrR family transcriptional regulator; amino-acid sequence: MKRESQNDLRYIKTESLIQNTFKAMLLEMDYSQITIRKLVERAQINRKTFYLHYQNLDDLLVNQQISILSNFFKTLPDKWNVDDLEKFIRKLFLFLANASNVDNKIMSIQGHLTFCKSPSDYIREQMFNYLKSYDNFSKCQDYEANIFVSYLYGSFIMIYSQWIIDGRKIPVENMIQFITKLISKGLSESQLLLQ
- a CDS encoding VirD4-like conjugal transfer protein, CD1115 family; amino-acid sequence: MDDKITFIFIGCLFFIFIGCAVVFGNNYNLDRIKSKTVGDGQHGTASFATQREINNTFKKIDFNANKWRNRINLPKHQGLVVGTQIKFNKTTCYIDTDDIHLLMIGAAGVGKTAHFLYPNLEYACASGISFITTDTKGDLYRNYGAIAKDYYGYHVSVIDLRNPLFSDGNNMLHLVNKYMDLYKQGRHNLSLKAKTEKYAKIIAKTIIFSDGESASNYGQNSFFYDSAEGLLTSVILIISEFCPARQRHIVSVFKLVQDLLKPSKIKGKSSFQVMMDLLPDNHKAKWFAGSALNTGEQAMMSVLSTILSRLNAFIDSEIEQILCFETAVDIEKFCAEKSAIFLVMPEEDNTKHFLISLFIQQYYREMLAYADEQGGRLKNKVIMYLDEIGTIPAIQSAEMMFSASRSRNISIVAIIQSLAQLEKNYGKEGASIIMDNCQDTLFGGFAPNSETAKVMSENLGYKTVLSGSVSKGKNDPSQSLQMIQRPLMTTDELKSMPKGNFILMKTGKNPMKTKLRLYKKWGIELSGEYKMRMRNHREVEYASMYEIESILKSKNQNIDNIMQHIDFQSIKRGGVKVE
- a CDS encoding MATE family efflux transporter, which produces MQNEEKIELFEYIPVSKSVIKLALPMILSSLTVIIYNMADTFFVGMLADPIQNAAITLAAPIMLAFNVISNLLGVGTASMMSRSLDAKDYKTVKQSSAFGFYGTLFSGLLFFIVYTIFKQPIMELMGVQVNTEFATNIYMFWTVTLGALPTILHIVMLNIIRAEGKSVLASAGVAVGCILNIILDPIFVLPWGLNMGASGAGCATFLSNCASCIFYFIILFKKREKMFASISIKDLVLNKKVDYGVCSIGVPASIQTLLNVTSMTILNNFTVIYGATAVAAMSIAQKINSIPLNIALGGSQEIMPLISYTYASKNYKRMKNAVNYTRNVMLIFLILCSSVSFILAKSFVGVFMNSSDISTYGSQLLRGFSLGIPFLCLDYLSVAIFQAVGMGKYAFFFAIARKIILEIPSLIILNSFFPLYGLAYAQFVTEIILSIISIIVLRRLFHNLI
- a CDS encoding helix-turn-helix domain-containing protein produces the protein MNKDYMYFYTKVSGANISPTARSVYRALLQYANRKTWSCFPSVNTLSRDTGLSSRTIRRSLQVLEKEELILRIHRTRENNGNTSNMYFLN